One window of the Salvia splendens isolate huo1 chromosome 1, SspV2, whole genome shotgun sequence genome contains the following:
- the LOC121744684 gene encoding DNA repair RAD52-like protein 2, chloroplastic, translating into MAVQCPKTRPAVEAGFPVMRHRLPWQTQTKISFSVPNKAMNLRISALSGGDNSSGSKKSAAPNSNYVVPLDKSSCITRPLAEILRDLNKKVSDNIIKTNDDHSTFIPWYQANRMLSFYAPGWCGEIRDVIFSENGSVTVVYRVTVRGSDGEAHRESTGTVSPGNGEIVDPVAAAEQIAFCRACSRFGLGLYLYHEE; encoded by the exons ATGGCTGTCCAATGCCCTAAAACCAGGCCAGCAGTAGAAGCCGGTTTTCCTGTGATGCGCCATCGATTACCATGGCAGACACAGACCAAAATCAGCTTCAGTGTTCCGAACAAGGCAATGAATCTCAGGATTTCAGCTCTCTCTGGAGGAGACAATAGTAGTGGTAGCAAGAAATCTGCTGCCCCCAATTCGAATTATGTGGTTCCTTTAGACAAGTCTTCCTGCATCACTCGCCCCctcgctgagattcttcgtgaCCTCAATAAGAAGGTTTCTGATAATATTATTAAGACCAATGATGATCATTCCACATTTATCCCATG GTACCAAGCCAATCGTATGCTGAGCTTTTATGCCCCAG GTTGGTGTGGAGAAATTCGTGATGTTATCTTTTCTGAGAATGGAAGTGTGACTGTGGTTTATCGGGTGACTGTACGGGGTTCAGATGGCGAG GCACATCGTGAGTCGACTGGGACAGTGTCACCTGGCAATGGCGAGATTGTAGATCCTGTTGCTGCAGCAGAGCAGATAGCTTTTTGCAGAGCATGTTCGCGATTTGGTCTTGGCTTGTACCTTTACCACGAAGAGTAG